One window of the Chitinophaga niabensis genome contains the following:
- the rpsR gene encoding 30S ribosomal protein S18, with amino-acid sequence MAVKQEIKYLTAVKQEKRQKKYCRFKKLGIKYVDYKDAEFLKKFLNDQGKMLPRRISGNSLKFQRKVAEAIKKARQMALLPYVTDLLK; translated from the coding sequence ATGGCAGTAAAACAAGAAATTAAGTACTTAACAGCCGTTAAGCAGGAGAAGCGCCAGAAGAAATACTGCCGCTTCAAAAAATTAGGTATCAAGTATGTAGATTACAAGGATGCCGAGTTCCTGAAAAAATTCCTGAACGATCAGGGCAAGATGCTGCCTCGCCGTATCAGTGGTAACTCACTGAAATTCCAGCGCAAGGTAGCTGAGGCTATCAAGAAAGCTCGTCAAATGGCTTTATTGCCTTATGTTACTGACCTTTTAAAGTAA
- the rplI gene encoding 50S ribosomal protein L9: MQVILIQDVDNLGQKNELVTVKNGYARNFLIPQKVAVEASSSNLKQLNERVKVQKVKEEKMLAEIAKVVEVLKASPVKIGAKTGTSGKIFGSVTGVQIARAIKEQKGYEIDRRRIHILGDVKELGSYKARLDFGKGNDTELEFEVVAE; this comes from the coding sequence ATGCAAGTAATCTTAATACAAGACGTAGATAATCTGGGCCAGAAGAATGAACTGGTGACCGTAAAGAACGGTTACGCCAGGAACTTCCTGATCCCTCAAAAGGTTGCCGTAGAAGCAAGCTCTTCCAACCTGAAGCAACTGAACGAACGCGTGAAAGTGCAAAAGGTAAAAGAAGAAAAAATGCTGGCTGAAATCGCGAAAGTGGTGGAAGTCCTCAAAGCTTCTCCTGTGAAGATCGGTGCTAAAACCGGTACTTCAGGCAAGATCTTTGGTAGTGTTACCGGCGTTCAGATCGCCCGTGCTATCAAAGAACAAAAAGGTTATGAAATCGACCGCCGTCGTATCCATATCCTTGGTGATGTAAAAGAACTGGGTTCTTACAAAGCACGCCTCGATTTCGGTAAAGGAAACGATACCGAACTGGAATTCGAAGTGGTAGCTGAGTAA